A DNA window from Luteolibacter luteus contains the following coding sequences:
- a CDS encoding glycerol-3-phosphate dehydrogenase/oxidase, whose protein sequence is MNRDEHLSALQSESFDICIVGGGATGLGAAGDAASRGHRVALVEQADFAKGTSSRSTKLVHGGVRYLKQGNVSLVMEALHERGRMARNAPHLVRNLAFVIPTYKWWEGPFYGVGMKVYDGLAGTLGLGASHILSKEETLEKIPTIEPEGLTGGVIYHDGQFDDSRLAIHLAMTAADLGAKLANHLRCSHLVKERGRVAGIEVQDVESGRSFVLRASCVINATGIFVDHLRQEDERLDEELVAVSQGIHLVLPKGFLPGDSAIMIPKTADGRVLFAVPWHDCVVVGTTDTPRPLKSLEPRALPEEIDFLMTHAARYLTRDPKPDDVLSVFAGLRPLVKSGDATNTASLSRDHTILIGKSGLITITGGKWTTYRRMAEDVINRAEEVAGLDPVPCRTTHLPIHGAAEMTTDPLWPYGSDAPAIREIGDADEVHPSLPLTVAEVRWHARKEMARTVEDVLARRSRCLLLNARASIGASAKVADILAEELGRDEAWAREQTRNYETLARGYVFGDPSATG, encoded by the coding sequence ATGAATCGAGACGAGCATCTTTCCGCACTCCAATCCGAGTCCTTCGACATCTGCATCGTGGGTGGCGGGGCGACCGGGCTCGGTGCAGCGGGTGATGCGGCTTCGCGAGGCCACCGCGTGGCACTCGTCGAGCAAGCCGACTTCGCGAAAGGCACATCCTCACGCTCGACAAAGCTTGTGCACGGAGGCGTGCGCTATTTGAAGCAGGGTAATGTCTCCCTCGTCATGGAGGCCCTGCACGAGCGCGGACGCATGGCGCGCAATGCCCCGCATCTGGTTCGGAATCTCGCCTTTGTCATCCCCACCTACAAATGGTGGGAAGGCCCCTTCTACGGCGTCGGCATGAAGGTTTACGATGGCTTGGCTGGAACGCTCGGCCTCGGTGCCAGTCATATCCTCTCCAAGGAAGAGACGCTGGAAAAAATCCCCACCATCGAGCCTGAAGGGCTTACGGGTGGCGTGATCTATCACGATGGCCAGTTTGATGACTCGCGCCTCGCGATCCATCTTGCGATGACGGCGGCGGATCTCGGCGCGAAGCTCGCCAACCACCTCCGCTGTTCTCATCTCGTGAAGGAGCGGGGACGCGTCGCGGGCATCGAGGTCCAGGACGTGGAAAGCGGTCGCAGCTTTGTCCTCCGCGCCAGTTGCGTGATCAATGCGACCGGCATCTTCGTCGATCACCTCCGCCAGGAAGACGAACGCTTGGATGAGGAACTGGTCGCCGTAAGCCAAGGCATCCATCTCGTGCTGCCGAAGGGCTTCCTGCCCGGCGACTCCGCCATCATGATCCCAAAGACCGCGGATGGCCGGGTCCTCTTCGCCGTGCCGTGGCACGATTGCGTCGTCGTGGGCACCACCGATACGCCCCGCCCCTTGAAAAGCCTCGAACCCCGCGCCCTCCCGGAGGAGATTGATTTCCTCATGACCCACGCCGCACGCTACCTCACGCGTGACCCGAAGCCGGACGATGTGCTCAGTGTCTTCGCCGGGCTCCGTCCTCTTGTCAAAAGCGGCGATGCTACGAACACTGCCAGCCTTTCCCGGGATCACACCATACTCATCGGAAAAAGCGGGCTCATCACCATCACCGGCGGCAAGTGGACCACCTATCGCCGTATGGCGGAAGACGTCATCAATCGCGCAGAAGAAGTAGCCGGCCTCGATCCCGTTCCTTGCCGCACCACTCATCTCCCGATCCATGGTGCAGCCGAAATGACCACGGATCCGTTGTGGCCCTATGGCTCTGATGCGCCAGCCATCCGGGAAATCGGAGATGCGGACGAGGTCCATCCCTCCCTTCCGCTCACCGTCGCCGAAGTCCGCTGGCATGCGCGAAAGGAGATGGCCCGCACGGTCGAGGATGTCCTCGCCCGCCGCAGTCGCTGCCTCCTGCTGAATGCCCGCGCCAGCATCGGGGCCTCGGCCAAGGTCGCGGATATCCTTGCCGAAGAACTTGGCAGGGACGAAGCGTGGGCGCGCGAACAGACCCGCAACTACGAGACCCTCGCGCGTGGCTACGTCTTCGGAGATCCTTCCGCCACGGGTTGA